CCTCGTTGCGTGTCGAGAGGGCTCGCATCGCCGCGAACCCCGCGACGCCCATCGGCGTGATGGCCGCTTCTGTACCTCCGCAGATCATCACATCGGCATCCCCCCGCTCGATGATGCGGAAGGAATCGCCGATGGCATGGGCTCCCGCCGAGCAGGCCGTACAGGTGGCACTGTTGGGCCCCTTGGCTCCGAAGCGAATGGAGACCTGTCCGGCAGCCAGATTCACAATGGTGGCGGGAATGAAAAAGGGAGAGACGCGGCCCGGCCCTCCCTCGAGATACTTCTGGTGCTCCCGCTCGATGATCGAGAATCCGCCGATGCCCGATGCGATATAGACGCCCACGCGCTCGGCGTTGGAGGGCGTAATCCGCAATCCCGAATCATCCACCGCCTGCTGCGAGGCAGCAATGGCATAGTGGATGAAGGCGTCCATCTTCTTGACCTCTTTCTTCTCGATATACTGGAGGGGATCGAAATTTTTCACCTCGGCGGCGAAGCGCACGGGGAACGCCGAGGCATCAAAGTGAGTGATGTAGTCCACACCACTCCGCCCCTGAATCAAGCCCTGCCACGTCTCCTCGGTCGTGTTCCCAAGGCCGCTCACCAGCCCAATTCCTGTGACGACGACACGTGGTCTCAAGATTCATCGCCTCCTCATCAAGACCGCGGCCTTCCGGGCGCGATGACTCACATGTCGCGCAACCGTTCAGCCCGACCTATTTTTTGTGCTTCTGGATGTATTCGATGGCATCCCGAACACTGGTGATCTT
The Blastocatellia bacterium DNA segment above includes these coding regions:
- the fabF gene encoding beta-ketoacyl-ACP synthase II is translated as MRPRVVVTGIGLVSGLGNTTEETWQGLIQGRSGVDYITHFDASAFPVRFAAEVKNFDPLQYIEKKEVKKMDAFIHYAIAASQQAVDDSGLRITPSNAERVGVYIASGIGGFSIIEREHQKYLEGGPGRVSPFFIPATIVNLAAGQVSIRFGAKGPNSATCTACSAGAHAIGDSFRIIERGDADVMICGGTEAAITPMGVAGFAAMRALSTRNEEPQRASRPFDRDRDGFVLGEGAGILVLERLEHALSRGARIYAEIVGYGMTGDAFHITQPPEDADGAVRVMRTALRDAGIRPEEVDYINAHGTSTYYNDKLETFAIKQVFGEHAYKLAVSSTKSMTGHLLGAAGGLEAGISVLTLYHQIIPPTINYENPDPECDLDYVPNQARRAPVRYALSNSFGFGGTNAALLFKRYEE